A region from the Hydra vulgaris chromosome 10, alternate assembly HydraT2T_AEP genome encodes:
- the LOC136086224 gene encoding uncharacterized protein LOC136086224: MAEKNSTEIGESRSFEKIIKEPNFYDIENYLSSGIFPEHLQGRENIGIKTNFKKQSDRFVIVNGMLHYKYKKILQVTSGPETLCVVKDQMSRDQYKKAAHDGLGTSTESKALGGHVGRDKTIWKLIDSGYWWPNMNKDIRNYVATCVSCQKSNSKMKKVSPELHSIPVPTKVWHQVGVDLCSLPKNPEGYVGICVVVDYFSKWVEAKPIYNKSAEEVSRFLYELICRHGFSENLFDLTGTCQRITSAYHPQANGLVERANRTIQGSMLKVLNGEQEKWPLSLDGILFAFRTTRHKSTGVTPFQIMYAREPVLPLHCINNEQSLTLDVPVDLDKEGILELVDLHENLKQIKNIQCIIHEEVEKNIKKSQLRQKKDYEKRHKNQIQFNIGDEVFVYNLRRADRKGDKGKSVWDGPYEVIEIFIDKGLYQLKQKNGEILRTKHHGSNMKLFEKRSEIETPKKRCDEVSDIKSEPLKIVEVLVSKSNSFTPTNSKWRTRKCSLLKIEDEIPYKKGFAIRKKKLQLGKPIKVDKMEGDGNCLFRALSQEVCLSQEFYKILRQLAINTLLKAEYRNAFYAYISKSVIKYISDSKMDTDHIWGTDVEIYALATALDTPIAVYYKPPEALVFSWYFYKPLLKDANNFKLMEIKENDQIVYLQNTGVHYDRVVTVG; encoded by the exons atggcagaaaaaaattcaacagaGATTGGTGAGTCAAgatcatttgaaaaaataattaaagaaccAAACTTTTATGATATTGAGAATTATTTATCATCAGGAATTTTTCCTGAACATTTACAAGGAAGAGAAAACATAGgtattaaaacaaactttaaaaaacaaagtgaCAGATTTGTAATTGTTAATGGTATGTTacattacaaatataaaaaaatcttacaagtTACTTCTGGTCCAGAAACCTTATGTGTTGTCAAAGATCAAATGTCGCGTGATCAGTACAAAAAAGCAGCACATGATGGATTAGGCACATCAACTGAATCGAAGGCTTTAGGTGGACATGTTGGGAGAGATAAAACAATATGGAAATTGATTGATTCCGGCTATTGGTGGCCTAATATGAATAAAGATATTCGAAACTATGTTGCCACTTGTGTATCTTgtcaaaaatcaaattcaaaaatgaaaaaagtttctcCAGAGTTGCATTCAATACCAGTTCCAACTAAAGTATGGCATCAAGTTGGTGTTGATCTCTGTAGTCTTCCTAAAAATCCAGAAGGTTATGTTGGCATTTGTGTAGTCGTTGATTACTTTTCAAAATGGGTTGAAGCAAAgcctatttataataaaagtgcTGAAGAGGTATCCAGATTTCTTTATGAACTTATATGTCGTCATGGTT tttctGAAAATTTGTTTGATCTCACTGGAACCTGTCAACGTATTACTTCAGCTTACCATCCTCAAGCAAATGGTCTAGTTGAAAGAGCTAATAGAACTATACAGGGCTCTATGCTTAAAGTTCTAAATGGAGAGCAAGAAAAATGGCCTCTTTCATTAGATGGCATATTGTTTGCATTTCGAACAACTCGCCACAAGTCAACTGGAGTTACTCCCTTTCAAATTATGTATGCCAGGGAGCCAGTCTTACCCTTACATTGCATCAATAATGAGCAAAGCTTAACTCTTGATGTACCTGTTGATTTAGACAAagaag gtatTTTGGAACTGGTTGATTTGCATGAAAActtgaaacaaattaaaaatatccaGTGTATAATTCATGaagaagtagaaaaaaatataaagaaatctCAATTGAGACAAAAGAAGGACTATGAAAAACGTCACAAAAACCAAATTCAATTCAATATAGGTGATgaagtttttgtttacaatcTTAGACGAGCTGATAGAAAGGGGGATAAAGGAAAATCTGTTTGGGATGGCCCGTATGAAgttatagaaatatttattgataaaggaCTTTATCAGTTGAAACAAAAGAATGGGGAAATACTTCGTACCAAGCACCATGGTTCAAATATGAAACTTTTCGAGAAAAGATCTGAGATTGAAACACCTAAAAAAAGATGCGATGAGGTGTCAGATATTAAATCTGaacctttaaaaattgttgaagtTCTTGTTAGCAAATCAAACTCTTTTACACCCACCAATAGTAAATGGAGAACTAGAAAATGCTCTTTGTTGAAGATTGAAGATGAAATACCTTATAAGAAAGGCTTTGCtatacgaaaaaaaaagttacaattgGGCAAACCGATCAAGGTTGATAAAATGGAAGGTGATGGAAATTGCTTATTTCGAGCCTTGAGTCAGGAAGTTTGTCTAAGccaagaattttataaaatactgcGTCAACTAGCAATCAATACTCTTTTGAAAGCAGAATATAGAAACGCTTTTTATGCTTATATATCAAAATCGGTTATAAAATACATCAGTGATTCAAAAATGGACACTGACCATATATGGGGCACTGATGTTGAAATATATGCATTAGCAACTGCCCTGGATACTCCAATTGCTGTGTATTATAAGCCTCCTGAAGCTTTAGTATTTTCGTGGTATTTTTACAAACCTCTTCTTAAAGATGCCAATAATTTTAAACTGATGGAAATTAAAGAAAACGACCAAATAGTTTATCTTCAAAATACTGGTGTACATTATGATAGAGTTGTAACTGTTGGTTGA
- the LOC100213010 gene encoding serine/threonine-protein kinase STK11, with amino-acid sequence MTSAPDTSVSSNFKVGGNAVDFEDGEESDDPLGDDVPWSFKSFYDDIDNDLNFAIRVIPSEEIISEPVSVKAKVISKYLFGEVLGEGSYGKVKEALNVETLERQAIKIMKKRKLRRIPHGEENVKREICMLKRLNHKNVIKLTDVLFNEEKEKLFIVMEFCVCGLHELLKAAPGNVLPEWQANFYFHQLIDGLEYLHSKGVVHKDIKPSNLLLTTDETLKISDFGVAEQLNPFAVDDSCTTSQGSPAFQPPEIANGLDSFSGFKLDIWACGISLFNMVTSKYPFEGENIYKLFENIGKAILIIPPNISHTLKTLLEGLLHSNYQKRFCISEIRDHIWMRKLYYKYEARVEFPTNEKSDKVRNMSTIPYLQLFNENIVSYLQDDFIKGHNVSELFDNDYSSNNDFFHNLSASAISSKTIDNDDKSKNLKSRKYNCKAM; translated from the coding sequence ATGACCTCAGCACCTGATACCTCTGTCAGTTCCAATTTCAAAGTTGGAGGTAATGCAGTCGACTTTGAAGATGGAGAAGAAAGTGACGATCCATTAGGTGACGATGTTCCTTGgtcatttaaatctttttatgatGATATAGACAATGATTTAAACTTTGCTATTCGTGTTATACCATCTGAAGAAATTATTTCTGAACCTGTTTCAGTTAAAGCAAAAGTTATTAGCAAATACTTATTTGGAGAAGTTCTTGGTGAAGGATCTTATGGAAAAGTTAAAGAAGCATTAAATGTTGAAACTCTAGAACGTCAAgctattaaaattatgaaaaagcgCAAATTGCGCAGAATTCCACATGGTGAGGAGAATGTGAAAAGGGAAATTTGTATGCTTAAAAGATTAAACcacaaaaatgttattaaacttactgatgttctttttaatgaagaaaaagaaaaactttttattgtaatggAATTTTGTGTTTGTGGATTACACGAACTGTTAAAAGCTGCACCTGGTAATGTATTACCTGAGTGGcaagctaatttttattttcatcaactTATTGATGGCTTAGAGTATTTACATAGCAAGGGTGTAGTTCATAAAGATATCAAACCATCTAATCTGTTGCTTACAACTGacgaaacattaaaaatatcagaTTTTGGTGTTGCAGAACAATTAAATCCTTTTGCAGTAGACGACTCATGTACAACAAGTCAAGGTTCACCAGCTTTTCAACCACCAGAGATTGCAAATGGATTGGATTCTTTTTCTGGTTTCAAATTAGATATTTGGGCATGTGGCATATCACTTTTTAATATGGTAACTTCTAAATACCCATTTGAAggtgaaaatatttacaaattatttgaaaatattggaAAAGCTATTTTAATTATTCCACCTAATATCAGTCATACTCTAAAGACACTTTTAGAAGGTTTACTTCATAGTAATTACCAAAAAAGATTTTGCATAAGTGAAATTAGAGACCATATTTGGATGcgtaaactttattataagtATGAAGCTCGAGTAGAATTTCCAACAAATGAAAAAAGTGATAAAGTTAGAAATATGTCTACTATACCTTACTTACAACTCTTCAATGAAAATATTGTATCATATCTTCAAGATGATTTTATTAAAGGACATAATGTTTCTGAATTATTTGATAATGATTATAGctcaaataatgatttttttcataatctttcTGCATCGGCAATATCTTCTAAAACAATAGATAATGATGataagtcaaaaaatttaaaatcgaGAAAGTACAATTGCAAAGCAATGTGA